Proteins co-encoded in one Melitaea cinxia chromosome 13, ilMelCinx1.1, whole genome shotgun sequence genomic window:
- the LOC123659189 gene encoding bifunctional methylenetetrahydrofolate dehydrogenase/cyclohydrolase, mitochondrial, translating to MKQSICFRIVSTLLNTTMRSHTYFDSLGSARIMARVLDGKALAKDIRDELKIKIQSWINVGHRAPSLRCIIVGNDPASHTYVRNKIQAALEVGIEAQTIKYDETLSEDALISAIETLNQDKNVDGILVQLPLPNGIDERKVCNTLAPEKDVDGFHITNVGQLSLDMPTIVPATALAVVEMLKRFKIETFGRNAVVVGRSKNVGMPIAMMLHSDGNHDSGLGMDATVTICHRFTPPEQLEVHCRNADIIVTATGVPKLIKANMIKPGATVIDVGITRITDEQGKTKLVGDVDYDEVVKVAGAVTPVPGGVGPMTVAMLMQNTFQAAQKLRNLN from the exons ATGAAGCAAAGCATATGCTTTCGTATAGTCAGTACACTACTGAACACGACAATGAGAAGTCACACGTACTTTGATTCCTTGGGCTCGGCCAG aaTAATGGCCAGAGTTCTCGACGGAAAAGCGTTAGCTAAAGACATCAGAGATGAATTGAAGATCAAAATACAAAGTTGGATTAACGTCGGTCACCGAGCCCCATCCCTACGTTGCATCATTGTAGGCAATGACCCAGCTAGTCACACATACGTCCGTAACAAAATCCAGGCAGCCCTTGAAGTTGGAATCGAAGCACAGACTATTAAATATGATGAGACTTTAAGTGAAGATGCCCTGATATCAGCGATTGAGACGTTGAATCAAGATAAAAATGTGGATGGTATTTTGGTTCAATTGCCATTACCAAATGGTATTGACGAAAGGAAAGTGTGTAATACCCTTGCACCGGAAAAGGATGTAGATGGATTCCATATTACAAATGTTGGTCAGCTGTCCCTGGATATGCCTACAATCGTTCCAGCGACCGCTCTTGCTGTTGTAGAAATGTTAAAaag gttTAAAATAGAAACTTTCGGTCGTAACGCAGTTGTGGTTGGAAGATCAAAGAATGTCGGTATGCCAATAGCGATGATGCTTCATAGTGATGGCAATCACGACAGCGGGTTGGGCATGGACGCGACTGTGACGATATGTCACAGGTTTACGCCGCCTGAGCAGTTAGAAGTGCACTGCCGTAATGCCGATATTATTGTTACTGCTACTG gaGTACCAAAACTTATAAAAGCGAATATGATCAAGCCAGGCGCAACGGTGATAGATGTTGGTATAACAAGAATTACCGATGAACAAGGAAAGACGAAATTGGTAGGAGATGTTGATTATGACG AGGTAGTTAAAGTTGCGGGAGCCGTTACACCAGTACCGGGAGGTGTCGGTCCGATGACAGTCGCGATGCTGATGCAAAACACGTTCCAAGCGGCTCAGAAACTTCGTAACCTTAACTGA